The sequence below is a genomic window from Pseudomonadota bacterium.
TTGACCCAGGAACGCACGAGCGTCGCTTGATACGGGGAGGTCAACCACTTCCGTAGAACGCACTACGTGTGGGAGGCTAATGTCGTGATTCCCGGGGACAATGATAATCCGCTCTCTATCGCCAGCAAGGAAGGCATCAGCCAACCGAACTAGGAACTCGTGGGCTTCCTTGTACTGCTCCTTGAGTCTCGCATCGGAACCGTCATCAGTTGTCGTCACGCCGTAAACAATGTCTCCGCTGACGACGACCAATTCTGGTTTCTGGATCGAGCCGTCTGACGTGTAGCGATTTCGATCGCGGCGAAGTGATTCGAGAAGGGTAGACGTAGTGATTCGGCTCCCTGCGTCTCGGTGCAGATCCGAGATATGAACGACTGAAGCTGGCATCCGCTGATTGTACACGACAGCCTCGCAATCGTGACGCCGGGCAGTCGAACGACCGCTGAGGGTCGGAAGCCGAGATTCAACCTGAGACACTACCCACCTTTCCTACCTCTGGCCAGCGCCGATGATTTTCGGTATCCTCTTGCACCCTTGAAGCAGGCGCGTAGCTCAGCTGGTTAGAGCACCACCTTGACATGGTGGGGGTCGTTGGTTCGAGTCCAATCGCGCCTACCAAATTTCCTTGATACTGCGGGGCGCCAAGGTTAACGCCCTCTCCCTCCGGGAGAGGGCAGGGGTGAGGGGATAGAGAGACCGATGAACAGTCTGGCCCGGGCGCTGAGGAAGAATTCGACCGAGGCGGAGCGGTGCTTGTGGAGTCGATTGCGCGGTCGACGGCTCGAGGGCGTCAAGTTTCGACGTCAACAGGTCCTTGGACCCTACGTCGTGGATTTCCTCTGCTTGGAGCCCAAAGTTGTCATTGAGGTCGATGGTGGCCAGCATGCCGAGCAGGTCTCGAACGACTTGCGACGGACTGAATATCTCAAGGTATTGGGTTATCGCGTGCTTCGATTTTGGAATCATGACGTGCTTGGAGATCCTGACGCCGTGTTGGAGAGTATTCGCGCTGCCTTGGTTGAGATCCCCTCACCCCCGCCCTCTCCCGGGTGGGAGAGGGAGTTAACGGAATACCCATAGATTCTGTGCCGAGGAGCCATAATTTAAAACCTCCGAGAGTTCGGCGATGGAATCGCTAGAGCCAGCCGAACGCGCAAGCGCCTAAATCGCCCCATGCCCGCAGTCGCCCTCCCCGACGGGAGCCGCAAGGAATTTCCGCAACCGGTGTCCGTGGCCGAGGTCGCCCAGGCGATCGGCCCCGGTCTCGCCCGCGCCGCCTTGGCCGGCAAGGTCGATGGGCGTCTTGTGGACACCTCGTATGTCATCGATCGGGATTCTCAGGTCTCCGTCGTTAAAGCTACCGACCCCGAAGGGCTTGAGGTCCTGCGCCATAGCTGCGCGCACCTCCTGGCCCAAGCGGTCAAGAGCCTGTTTCCCAACGTTCAGGTGACGATCGGTCCGGTGATTGACGATGGGTTTTATTATGACTTTGCCTACGAACGCACCTTCACACCCGAGGACCTCGAGGCCATCGAGGCCAAGATGAGGGATCTCGCCAAGAG
It includes:
- a CDS encoding endonuclease domain-containing protein; the encoded protein is MNSLARALRKNSTEAERCLWSRLRGRRLEGVKFRRQQVLGPYVVDFLCLEPKVVIEVDGGQHAEQVSNDLRRTEYLKVLGYRVLRFWNHDVLGDPDAVLESIRAALVEIPSPPPSPGWERELTEYP